Genomic segment of Umezawaea sp. Da 62-37:
CAGCGGGAGAAGCGCGCCGGTTCGCGTGGACATCGAGCCGGGCCGGGGGATCGTCGTCACGCCGGACGACTACTGGTACATCCGGGGCACGTTCAGCTTCACGGTGAGCGTGACGGACGTCGGCGAGGACAACGACGAGAACCTGTTCGCCTTCGTGTCGGTTCCCGACGAGATCCGGATGGTCGGGTATGAAGGCGAGCGGTGGGAGTGCGCGGCGGTGGAGGGCGGCGTGGACTGCTCGAACCCCGACCTCGTCGTCCCCGGCGAGGCGTGGCCGTTGTTGACCATCACGGCCACCGGGACCGGCTACGTCCAGGACACCCTGGACGTCCACGCGATCGCCGACAGCGACGAGTGGACGCAGACGGGCACGCCGTTCGTGTACGACACGTCGTCCTGAACGGAGGCACGGGGTGCGGCCCTCGATCAGAGCCGCACCCCGTGACCGTGATCAGCCGGTGTAGTTCGCCGTGATCTTGGTGAACTCGTACTGGCCCTGGGTGACGCCCGCGCAGCCGTTGCAGTCGCGGTTGAGCGCCCAGAACGACAGCCGCGCCAGGTGCACGGTGCGCGCCCAGTCGCGGATGGCGCGGTAGTCGTCGACGGACACGACCTCACCGGCGTTGTCGGTGGTGCCGTTCATGGACGACAGGCCGGACTTGCGCCAGGCCGCGTCGTCGGTGAGGCCGAAGACGGACTTGAGCTTGTTCTTCAGGCCGGTGACGGCGCTCTTGGTCTTGCCGGGCATGTCGCCGCCGCTGCTGAAGTCGAACGGCATGAGGGTCCACACGTCGACGTTCGCGCCGAGGTCCTTGGAGCGCTGGATGAGCCGCTGGCCCCAGGTCTCGGGTCCGGAGACCTCGGTCGGGATGGTGATGACCACGCGGACGCCGGGGTTGTTCTGCTTGATGATCTTGACGGCGCCGAGGATGCGGTCCTGGACGGTGGCGTTCTGGAACTCGTCGGTGTTCTCGATGTCCAGGTCGATCGCCTTGAACTGCCCGGCGTTGATCACCTTCTGGTAGGCGGCCGCCAAGGTGGTCGCCGACGAGCAGGTGGAGCCGAGCTTGTTGCCCGACCAGCCGCCGATGGACGGCAGGGCGTCGCCGCCCGCGGCGCGGATCTGGTTGACGCGGGTGATGTCGGCGCCGGTCAACGAGCGGTTGCCGTCCCACTGCGGGTTGCAGTTGCCGTTCGACAGCACGAACGCGAGGGTGAACGACTTGATGCCCGTCGCCTGCATCACGCTCACCGGGTTCGGCGGGTTTTCCCACTGGTACAGGTAGGGAGCGGACAGGACGGGGTCCACCGCCGCGTCGGCCGTGGGCGCCACCAGCCCGACGGTCGCGAGCGCGACCGTCGAGGCGACGAGAATCCGCCGCATGATCTTCATTCGGTCCTCCAGCGAGCACAGTGCGCGGAACCCACCTCGCGGGACCCTGGGCGGCGTAGGGGCCGGAGGCGGCTGACCACGTCAGCGGATCAAAACTGGACTAGACCAATGCACCCTGTCAAGGGGAAGCGTTTTCCCCGTCGACCCGATCGGAGCAGCTCAACAGCCCTCAGGCGCCGCCGAGTTCGGCTATCCACGACCTCAGCGCGAGTTCCTGGACGCGCAGCGCGCGGGCCGGTTCACCGAGTCCCGTCATCGCCATCCGACGGCGTTCGAGCCCTTCGGTGCGATATCGGGGAAAGGCGAGTTTCACCGCCGTGTCGAGCATTCCCAGGTGGTAGCGGACGAGCCCGCCGACGCGCGCGGGCAACGACTCCGGGGCGTCGTCCGCGCACAGGTCGTCGGCCCATCCGGAAAGCCTGCCGTACTCTCCCGCGACCTTTCGACCGCGGCGGGCGACCTCGTAGGAGGTGTCGCCCGGCAGCGCGCACGCGACGATCACCTCGTCGGCCTGATCCTGCAGCGCAACGGCCCTGACGACGATCTCCAGCAACGTGTTCAGCCGCAGCACTTCGGCCGTGGCGGGATCGAGCCTGAAGCCCGATCCTGCCGCCACGGTGCGGATTCCGGTGCGCCGCCGAAAGCGCATGGCCAACGATAACGCCGCACACCCGGTGCAGAGGTAACCGAATACCGCGAAAGGACCAACCGGGAGAGGCCGCGCCCCCTGCACCCGCGAGGTCGAGTTGGTAAAGGACATTGCCGAACAAGCGATGCCGAAAGATCCGCGGAAACCCGCCGCAGTACTATCCGCAGACCGTCGCCACAACGGCGGAACACCGCACTCGCGCACCGACCGGCGACACCCGCCCGCACGGCAGGCAGACAGGGAAAACCGGTTGTCGCCGGATCGCCCGTGCGACAGCCGGAACACGATCGATCCGGACATCACGCCATCAACAGGACACCCCTCAGTCGGTCAGGTCCGCGAACCCCTCAGCCGGCACGGACACCGTCAACGGCAGCCGCACCTGGAACCGGGTGTCCCCCGGCACCGACTCGACCCGGATGTCCCCGTGGTGCTTGTTCACCACGATCCGCCACGAGATGTCCAGCCCCAGCCCCGTGCCCTCGCCGACCGCCTTCGTGGTGAAGAACGGCTCGAAGATCCGGTTCTTCACCTCCGCCGGGATGCCGGTCCCGGTGTCGCCGACCTCCACGACCACCACGTCGCCCTCGCGGAACGTGCGCACGGTCAGCGTGCCCGCGCCGCCCATGGCGCCGACGGCGTTGTCGACCAGGTTCGTCCACACCTGGTTCAGCTCGGCCGCGAACGCGGGCAGCGGCGGCAGCGAGCGGTCGTAGTCCTTGACCACCTCCACGTCGCCGATCTTGCGGCCGAGCATCACCAGCGTGGAGTCCAGCAACTCGTGCACGTCGACCACCTGGAACGGCGCGCGGTCCATCTGCGAGTACTGCTTGGCCGCGCCGACCAGCGTCGACACCCTGGTCGTGGCGTCCTCGATCTCGTTCATCAGCGTCTCGGTCTCGACGGTGTAGGCCAGCCAGCGCACGGCCGCCTCGGTCGACGACTTCGGGCACAGCATCGCCGCCTCTTCGAGCCACTCGACGTCCAGGCCGCCGGCGACCAGCGTGGGCGCGAGGTCCCAGCCGCCGGTGACGCCGTGCTCGTCGAGCCAGTCGCCGACCTCGTCCTCGCGGTCGTTGGTCTCCAGCGGTCCGAGCTTGGGCGCCTTGGCGACCCGTTCGACCGCGCTCTCCTGGAGCTTCACCAGCGCGGGCAGCGTCTCCGGGTCGATCTTGCCGCTGGCCAGCATCGCCAGCTTGTGCCTCATGCCCGCCACCCGCTCGCGCAGCGCCGCCGTCGCCCGCACCGCCGCGGCCGCCGGGTTGTTCAGCTCGTGGGTCAGCCCGGCCGACAGCGAGCCCAGCGCGAGCAGCCGTTCCCGCTCGTTGACCATCCGCTGGGTGTTCTGCATCCCGAAGAACAGGCCTTCGAGCAGGTGCATGGCCATCGGGAACCACTCGCGGATGACCGGGCCGAACTCCTCGGCGGGCAGCTGGAACATCCGGGTGTCGGTGATCGACTCGACCGTCATCCGGTAGGTCGCCTTCGACGCCACGTCGTCCTGCAAGTAGGCCTGGGTGGCGCCGAAGTACGAGCCGCGGTGGTCGGTGCGGCTCACTTCGACCCGCTCGCCGCCGATGTTGCGGCACAGCGCCACGGTGCCGTCGAGCAGCAGGAAGAAGCAGCTCGCCTCGTCGCCCTCGGCGAGCACCTCGGTGCCCGCCTCGCGCGTCTCGACCCGACCGTGCTCCAGCAGCCAGGCCAGCTGCTCCTCGGTCAGCCGTTCGAACAGGAACAATTCCCGCAAGTCGTCGGCGGTCAGCTCCGCCATGCCGTTCACGACCTCTCCAGATAACGGTGCACCAACGTCACGGCCATCGCGCCCTCGCCGACGGCCGAGGCGACCCGCTTGACCGAGTCCGCGCGCACGTCGCCCGCGACGAACACGCCCGGCAGGCTGGTCTCCAGGTGGTAGGGCGCCCGGTCGAGGCCCCAGCCGTCCGGCGTGCCGCCATCGACGACCAGGTCCGGCCCGGCGAGCAGGAACCCGCGCTCGTCGCGCGAGAGCGTGCCCTCCAGCCAGTCCGTGCGGGGGGCGGCGCCGATGAACGCGAACAGCCAGGACGCCTCCACCGTGGTCTTCTCGCCGGTCGCCGTGCACAGCAGCGTCAACGACTCCAGGTGGTCCTCGCCCGTGCCACCGACGACCTCGGTGCAGGTGCGCACCTCGATGTTGTCGACCCCCGCCAGCTGGTCGATCAGGTAGCGCGACATGGAGCGGTCCAGCGAGTCGCCGCGCACCACGAGCACGACGCGGCGGGCGTGCCGGGAGAAGTACATGGCCGCCTGACCCGCGGAGTTCGCGCCGCCGACCAGGTAGACGTCTTGGCCCGCGCAGCTCGGACCCTCGGTCGTGGCCGCGCCGTAGAACACGCCGCGGCCCGCCAGGGTCTCCAGGCCGGGGACGCCGAGCATCCGGTAGGACACGCCGGTCGCCAGGATGACGGTGTGCGCGGCCAGCTCGGTGCCGTCGTCGAACCGCACGACCCTGGCCGAGCCGCGCTGCTCCAGCGCCACCACGTCGCGGGTGGTCAGCATCTCGACGTCGAACTTCAGCGCCTGCCTGCGGGCGCGCTCGGTGAGCTGCTCGCCGGACACGCCGTCGGGGAAGCCGAGGTAGTTCTCGATGCGGCTGCTCGTGCCCGCCTGGCCGCCGGTGGCCATCCGTTCGACCAGCACGGTCCGCAGCCCCTCCGAGCCGCCGTACACCGCGGCGCCCAGCCCGGCCGGGCCCCCGCCGACCACGATGAGGTCGTAGAAGTCCGTCGACGGCTGGGTGCTCAGGCCGACCCGCGCCGCCAGCTCGGCGTCCGTGGGCTGCACCATCGGGTCGCCCTCGGGCGTCACGACCACGGGCAGCCTGGTGCCGTCCTGGCCCGCCGCGTCGAGCAGGCGCTTGGCCTCGCAGTCGGCGTCCTCGAGCGAGTGCCAGCGGAACGGGACGGAGTTGCGGGCCAGGAAGTCGCGGACCTCGTAGGAGCGCGGCGACCAGCGGTGGCCGACCACCCTGACCTGCCGCACCGGCTGGCGGTCGGACACCGTCCAGGCGTGCAGCAGCTCGTCGAGCACCGGGTACAGCTTCTCCTCCGGCGGGTCCCACGGCTTGAGCAGGTAGTGGTCGAGGTCGACCACGTTGATGGCCTGGATGGCGGCCTCGGTGTCGGCGTAGGCGGTCAGCAGCACGCGGCGGGCCAGCGGGAACAGGTCCATGGCCGCTTCCAGGAACTCGATGCCGCTCATCTGCGGCATCCGGTAGTCCGCGAGCAGCGCCGCGACCTCCTCACCGCGCAGCTTGATCTCGCGGAGCGCCTCCAGGGCCTGCGGGCCCGACTCGGCGCGCACGATCCGGTACTTCTCGCCGTACTTCCGGCGCAGGTCGCGGGCCACCGCCCTGGACACGCTGGGGTCGTCGTCCACCGTGAGGATCGAGGGGCGCGCGACCCTGGTGGCCTCGGCGGGAGGTGTCGTCATGGCACCAGTCAAGCAGCGGATCCGGCCGACGTCATCGAATGGGATGGCACGTCACCGCGTGGAGCCGTAAGTTCGCGCCCGACACCCCCCTCAGCCAAGGAGCCCCCCGTGACCTCCGCCGTCTGCCAGCACATCGCCGAACTCGGCCCGGATCCCACGCCGAGCACCCTGGACGGGTGCGAGGACTGCCTCGCCCAGGACACCGGCTGGGTCCACCTGCGACTGTGCCTGGCGTGCGGCAAGGTCGGCTGCTGCGACTCCTCGCCGGAGAAGCACGCCAGCAGGCACGCGGCCGGGTCCGGGCACCCGGTGATCCGCTCGTTCGAGCCCGGCGAGAACTGGCGCTGGTGCTTCGTCGACCAGACGAGCGCCTGAGGCTCAGCCGCGCATCACCAGCACCGGGCACTTCGCGTGGTGCAGGCAGTGCAGGCCGACCGAGCCCTTCAGCTCGTCGTGCCCCTGGCTGCCGAGCACCAGCACGTCGGCGCCGCGGGCCGCGTCCAGCAGCACCCGCACGGCGTTGCCGTTCACCACGGTCCGGGTGACCGGCACGGCCGTGTCGGCCACTGCCTTGTCCAGGACCTCCCGCGCGGCCGCCTCGACGTCGGCGGGCTCGGTCAGCCCCGGCGCCCACTCGTAGGCCGCGGGCGACTCCCAGGCCAGCACGGCCTCGACCCTGGCGCCGGTGTACCCGCTTTGCAGGACCGCCCAGCGCAGTGCGGCCGCCGCGGTCTCGGTGCCGTCCACACCCACGACGATCCGCCTGTCGTCCTCAGCCATGCCAACTCCTCGCTCGGGTCCTCTCGGGGTTCCCCGCGCCCGGATGGCGGATGCGTGCCAAAGGGGTGGACGACCTCGCCGAACG
This window contains:
- a CDS encoding chitinase, which gives rise to MKIMRRILVASTVALATVGLVAPTADAAVDPVLSAPYLYQWENPPNPVSVMQATGIKSFTLAFVLSNGNCNPQWDGNRSLTGADITRVNQIRAAGGDALPSIGGWSGNKLGSTCSSATTLAAAYQKVINAGQFKAIDLDIENTDEFQNATVQDRILGAVKIIKQNNPGVRVVITIPTEVSGPETWGQRLIQRSKDLGANVDVWTLMPFDFSSGGDMPGKTKSAVTGLKNKLKSVFGLTDDAAWRKSGLSSMNGTTDNAGEVVSVDDYRAIRDWARTVHLARLSFWALNRDCNGCAGVTQGQYEFTKITANYTG
- a CDS encoding ATP-binding protein, which encodes MAELTADDLRELFLFERLTEEQLAWLLEHGRVETREAGTEVLAEGDEASCFFLLLDGTVALCRNIGGERVEVSRTDHRGSYFGATQAYLQDDVASKATYRMTVESITDTRMFQLPAEEFGPVIREWFPMAMHLLEGLFFGMQNTQRMVNERERLLALGSLSAGLTHELNNPAAAAVRATAALRERVAGMRHKLAMLASGKIDPETLPALVKLQESAVERVAKAPKLGPLETNDREDEVGDWLDEHGVTGGWDLAPTLVAGGLDVEWLEEAAMLCPKSSTEAAVRWLAYTVETETLMNEIEDATTRVSTLVGAAKQYSQMDRAPFQVVDVHELLDSTLVMLGRKIGDVEVVKDYDRSLPPLPAFAAELNQVWTNLVDNAVGAMGGAGTLTVRTFREGDVVVVEVGDTGTGIPAEVKNRIFEPFFTTKAVGEGTGLGLDISWRIVVNKHHGDIRVESVPGDTRFQVRLPLTVSVPAEGFADLTD
- a CDS encoding FAD-dependent oxidoreductase, which encodes MTTPPAEATRVARPSILTVDDDPSVSRAVARDLRRKYGEKYRIVRAESGPQALEALREIKLRGEEVAALLADYRMPQMSGIEFLEAAMDLFPLARRVLLTAYADTEAAIQAINVVDLDHYLLKPWDPPEEKLYPVLDELLHAWTVSDRQPVRQVRVVGHRWSPRSYEVRDFLARNSVPFRWHSLEDADCEAKRLLDAAGQDGTRLPVVVTPEGDPMVQPTDAELAARVGLSTQPSTDFYDLIVVGGGPAGLGAAVYGGSEGLRTVLVERMATGGQAGTSSRIENYLGFPDGVSGEQLTERARRQALKFDVEMLTTRDVVALEQRGSARVVRFDDGTELAAHTVILATGVSYRMLGVPGLETLAGRGVFYGAATTEGPSCAGQDVYLVGGANSAGQAAMYFSRHARRVVLVVRGDSLDRSMSRYLIDQLAGVDNIEVRTCTEVVGGTGEDHLESLTLLCTATGEKTTVEASWLFAFIGAAPRTDWLEGTLSRDERGFLLAGPDLVVDGGTPDGWGLDRAPYHLETSLPGVFVAGDVRADSVKRVASAVGEGAMAVTLVHRYLERS
- a CDS encoding UBP-type zinc finger domain-containing protein → MTSAVCQHIAELGPDPTPSTLDGCEDCLAQDTGWVHLRLCLACGKVGCCDSSPEKHASRHAAGSGHPVIRSFEPGENWRWCFVDQTSA
- a CDS encoding universal stress protein; translation: MAEDDRRIVVGVDGTETAAAALRWAVLQSGYTGARVEAVLAWESPAAYEWAPGLTEPADVEAAAREVLDKAVADTAVPVTRTVVNGNAVRVLLDAARGADVLVLGSQGHDELKGSVGLHCLHHAKCPVLVMRG